In a genomic window of Diorhabda carinulata isolate Delta chromosome 8, icDioCari1.1, whole genome shotgun sequence:
- the LOC130897206 gene encoding arrestin domain-containing protein 4-like — MSCKVVLDTTGRLHPGDTLYGRVVCNVTSNQCVREIRCKLVGKEQTIIKSAKDTFEAQNEFLIVKMTLIGEVTLEPRQHEYPFCFTLPKNIPSTLEMEFGCIKYCVKATVDIPYSFDYVDEITLPVEVPVDFNNIQDELQLKPITFSNEKTVCCLCCTGGEISMNLQLEKNGFILGEIAKVQIEVKNMSRVNIEQIMLTLTRIWDYKSEGRKERIKEIMATETETGTDAHTQRTYLIQFKIPQEISIHNLVKCILIKETFRLRAEVLLPLTHRDLVVDAIVKLGHIPLKYSTHKDKLLLPSSLEEPSKD; from the exons ATGAGTTGTAAGGTGGTGTTAGATACCACTGGACGTTTACATCCAGGTGATACATTATACGGAAGAGTTGTTTGTAATGTAACAAGCAATCAGTGCGTTAGAG AAATCAGATGTAAACTCGTTGGAAAAGAGCAGACTATAATCAAATCAGCTAAGGACACATTTGAAGctcaaaacgaatttttaaTCGTCAAAATGACTCTCATAGGTGaag TTACTCTAGAACCACGTCAGCACGAGTACCCTTTCTGTTTTACTCTGCCAAAAAATATTCCAAGCACTTTAGAAATGGAATTTGGATGTATCAAATATTGTGTCAAGGCGACAGTCGATATTCCTTACTCATTTGATTATGTCGATGAAATAACTTTACCTGTTGAGGTTCCTGTggatttcaataatatacaggaTGAATTACAATTG AAACCTATTACATTTAGTAACGAGAAGACTGTTTGCTGCCTTTGCTGTACGGGTGGCGAAATTAGCATGAATttacaattagaaaaaaatggcTTCATTTTGGGAGAAATAGCTAAAGTACAAATCGAGGTGAAAAACATGAGCAGAGTTAACATTGAACAAATCATGCTTACGTTAACAAGA ATATGGGACTATAAATCAGAAGGTAGAAAAGAAAGAATCAAAGAAATTATGGCCACTGAAACGGAAACAGGAACTGACGCTCACACACAAAGGACCTATctaatacaatttaaaattcCTCAAGAAATCTCTATACACAATTTGgttaaatgtattttaataaagGAAACTTTTCGTTTGCGT GCTGAAGTTCTGCTACCTTTAACTCACAGAGATTTGGTAGTGGATGCAATTGTGAAATTGGGACATATTCCTCTGAAATATTCTACACATAAAG ATAAACTGTTGCTACCTTCGTCTCTTGAAGAACCTTCGAAAGATTGA
- the LOC130897423 gene encoding zinc finger BED domain-containing protein 5-like: MKVTTLSNDTIRLRINDISFDIKNQLISAIKIAGLFSIQLDETTDVRKGAQLMVYVRYPGLTDIQEDILFFKPMSTTTRGEDSFLMVDSVFKEGGLNWNQCFSICTDGGAAMTASQKGFSTSAKQMNPQIISIYCLLHRQYLASKKLSPKLCIVLDEIVAVVNFIKSREL, from the coding sequence ATGAAAGTTACAACATTGTCAAATGATACAATTCGTTTACGAATTAATgatatttcatttgatattaAGAATCAACTTATTTCTGCTATAAAAATTGCTGGTTTATTTAGTATTCAACTGGATGAAACGACAGATGTAAGAAAAGGTGCTCAACTCATGGTTTACGTGCGGTATCCAGGTTTAACAGATATACAGGaggacattttatttttcaaaccaATGTCAACAACAACTAGAGGTGAAGATAGTTTTCTTATGGTCGATTCGGTTTTTAAAGAAGGAGGATTAAATTGGAATCAGTGTTTCAGTATTTGCACCGACGGTGGAGCTGCCATGACAGCATCTCAAAAGGGATTTTCGACAAGTGCAAAACAAATGAATCCACAAATTATATCGATTTATTGTTTGTTACATAGACAATATCttgcttcaaaaaaattatcacccAAATTATGTATCGTTTTGGATGAAATTGTTGCGGTagtcaattttatcaaatcaagAGAACTGTAG
- the LOC130897424 gene encoding zinc finger BED domain-containing protein 5-like — MAKREYKEAFLELGFTCIYDRGLNKPQCVLCSKILSNESMKPNKLKRHFDAKHKIFSFEGKDRTFFERKEFYLKRQRLDAPSSNGFINSAKQAGLAYCKTKETPLYC, encoded by the coding sequence ATGGCAAAACGTGAATACAAGGAAGCATTTTTAGAATTAGGTTTTACTTGCATTTATGATCGAGGACTGAACAAGCCGCAATGCGTGTTGTGCAGTAAAATATTAAGTAATGAATCGATGAAACCGAACAAACTTAAAAGACATTTTGAtgcaaaacataaaattttttcctttgagGGAAAAGATCGTACTTTCTTCGAAAGAAAAGAATTCTATTTAAAAAGACAGCGTTTGGATGCACCAAGTAGTAATGGTTTTATAAATTCTGCCAAACAAGCTGGCTTGGCATATTGCAAGACAAAAGAAACCCCATTATATTGCTGA